The genomic window cagcagagagctggcctggaagaggggcaactgggacagaatccggcgccccgaccgggactagaacccggtgtgccggcgccgcaaggcggaggattagcctactgagccgtggcgccagccgactctgttttcaaataaataaatcttggggaaaaaaaataagaaggttGGAATAGATGTCACTCTCCAAGGTCACTTACACATTTGCCATTCTGTGCTTTCACAAGTTTATATCCTTGGACTTctcataaaaagatttttaaaaagtcttctacAGGACAAAATCAAAATTGATAAAACATGAGGAAATTCTTGAGAGGGCTGTATTTTCACCATCTACTTTTCAGCACTTCTAACATGTAAATAGGAGAAATAAGTACCTTTGCATTttaattgtgtgtttgtgtgtttcaaGGTAATAGCCActtatttctttccctttatcCATCCAGTTTTGGAGAACTGTTATTGAAATTAATAGGCCAGGATTTAAACACTAATACATACTACTTTCGCACTGCAGAAAAATCAAATTCATCCTGGCCCATCCTCAGACAAAACATATGGGTCACTTTCTGATTCTCGGGCTTCAAATCAGATATACTCTATGCTGCAGCCTTTGCTCTCCCCAAGACTCATCTCAATGATACTGTTTGGGGCAACATCATTAGACTTATTAAGGTTACAACCAATTCTATCTCCAAATTCCAAAGCAAAAACAGGAAAGCCTTGTGAGTGACTGCGTAGTGATGAAATGAATAGTCCATTAAATACTGAAGTGGGAAGAAGCTTGGTAATGTTTTAGCTATTTATCCCAACAGTCAGTCATTGGAATGGGAGCAAGCCTTTATCACGGTGGCTAAACAACCCAGCTATTTGGTGGCTAAACAACCCAGCTATGTATGACCTAAGGAAACTCAGTAAATCTGAAGAGCCTTCTTGTCTTGGGGAAGAATTTCAGTTACAGGAATTATCTCATCCACTTAaagggttgttgttgttttctggtTCTCAACATGTTTTTTTTCTAAGGTTCCCAGTTTATTGGTAATCTTGTTCATAAATGTAACGCAACTGCCTCTAACACTGCCAAGAACGTTGAGAAATGCTCTCTGTGCTCCAGTTAGAAAATGCCATGGGAGTTCCAAGAATAGAAAACATTGACCAGGGTATTTAGCACTAGATTGACAGAACTTGGCTCAGACCTGCAATGCCAAAGCATAGCTTCCAACCGTGGCTTGGCTTCAAGGCCCACTGTGGTTCTGCACTAGGCTCAAGTGCCtttaggtttttggttttgtttagttttataagaaaatcTACAAATAACTTTGTAAGAATGTGATCCTTGTAAGCACTATTAGATTATCTTCAGAGAGCAAAACCCAGTGAAAAAGTCAATAATCACCTTTTCAAATCTCATGCACCGCTGAATCACAATAGGGAACACAGATGGAAAGCAGTCCGTCTCCAGGTACTGATTCAAGAGGTAGATCCCGAGGAAAACATCCTGCTTGTCAGGCAGGAACACTCCTGGGCAAGAAACCttaagaagaaaatgagagagcTAGCAgggcttctttttgttttgttaaacaaGGCTCTATTAACCACCCACAATCGCTGAGATCTGCTCCAGCCCCACACTCGATCACCTGCACCCGGCAGCAGCAAGGTCCTCCCccaagtcctctcctccctcgcACAGGAAATTCCAGTTCCCCGCCACGTCTCCGCCAGGTGTCACAATCGCGCTCCCGCCGCCGTCTCCCCCGCCCCTCCGGGATGGCCGTGCGGAAGCGGAAGAGGCTGCAGGACCGGGAAGCCTCTGGTTAGGCCCGCCGGCTCCCGGGGCAGGGCCCCCAGCCGCGATGTCGAGCCCCCGGAGGAGCGTCGAGGGACGGCCGCTGAGCGCCTCCTCctccagcaacagcagcagccccGGCAGCCCGGCCCTTGGCGGCGGCAGGTTCGAGTTCCAGTCCTTGCTCAGCAGCCGCGCTCCGACCACCGAGCCCACCTCCGCCCGGCTCCGCGCATCCGAGAGCCCGGTGCACCGCCGCAGCTCCTTCCCCTTGGCCGCAGCGGGCTCCTCGCAGGCGCCCCCGCCCTCGCTGCCCGAGGATGACCGCATGGACCTGAACCCCTCCTTCCTGGGAATCGCCCTGCGCTCCCTACTGGCCATCGACCTATGGCTGTCCAAGAAGCTGGGGGTGTGCGCCGAGGAGAGCTCGTCCTGGGGCAGCGTGCGGCCGCTTATGAAGCTGCTGGAGATCTCGGGGCATGGCATCCCCTGGCTGCTGGGCACCCTC from Oryctolagus cuniculus chromosome 1, mOryCun1.1, whole genome shotgun sequence includes these protein-coding regions:
- the PLPP6 gene encoding polyisoprenoid diphosphate/phosphate phosphohydrolase PLPP6, producing MSSPRRSVEGRPLSASSSSNSSSPGSPALGGGRFEFQSLLSSRAPTTEPTSARLRASESPVHRRSSFPLAAAGSSQAPPPSLPEDDRMDLNPSFLGIALRSLLAIDLWLSKKLGVCAEESSSWGSVRPLMKLLEISGHGIPWLLGTLYCLSRSDSPAGREVLMNLLFALLLDLLLVGLIKGLVRRRRPAHNQMDMFVTLSVDRYSFPSGHATRAALVSRFILNHLVLAIPLRVLVILWAFILGLSRVMLGRHNVTDVAFGFVLGYMQYSIVDYFWLSPHNAPVLFVLWNQQ